The Ciona intestinalis chromosome 11, KH, whole genome shotgun sequence genome has a segment encoding these proteins:
- the LOC113474703 gene encoding uncharacterized protein LOC113474703 has product MIDSNSTSSFVFTTTHMMTTQTPYVKPFNEIGVVVSAVIILTLMVLGLIGNSLTIAVILSYRALSSNVFMRFILSLCVSDLISALISWIFLYRRTWGFDDFYPIPGVFCKFYWSADIMTSYVTALHVLSFAILRYISVKFPIFYNKIRIKHGNIWIGCLWLAGFAGGFMPSMFIFGAKKRDRTTLSPDARWPACTINFHYIEIYKLYQSITFPMFLYVPTVGVVVACFLIGFTVKSKALMASTDTSRARKEKQAVLQLTLIVVSFLFGYIPFTAYEFWSAQTHPNTEYYRVIDYWFGMIEYMYLRFSECMNPVFYKSWFRRRFADIRSCVHLQKLGFDIINRRSYRRRTFDNYCWGKFGGLVRKTMFLKNCKSFVYITRSFNIYVDER; this is encoded by the exons ATGATTGATAGCAATTCCACAAGCAGTTTTGTGTTTACAACAACGCATATGATGACAACTCAAAC GCCGTACGTGAAGCCGTTCAACGAGATCGGAGTTGTGGTATCTGCCGTGATAATTCTTACACTCATGGTTTTGGGTTTGATCGGAAACAGCTTGACTATAGCAGTTATTCTATCTTACCGAGCACTCAG CAGCAATGTCTTTATGAGGTTCATTCTATCTTTATGCGTATCTGATCTAATATCTGCCCTGATCAGCTGGATATTCTTATATAGACGAACATGGGGCTTTGACGACTTTTACCCAATACCTGGAGTATTTTGCAAG TTTTATTGGTCGGCGGATATCATGACGTCTTATGTTACTGCCCTACATGTTCTGTCTTTCGCTATCTTGAGATACATCTCCGTGAAATTTCCGATTTTCTACAACAAGATCAGAATTAAACATGGAAAT ATTTGGATTGGGTGTCTGTGGCTTGCAGGTTTTGCTGGAGGTTTTATGCCGAGCATGTTTATCTTTGGAGCGAAGAAAAGAGACAGAACCACTCTTTCCCCCGACGCACGTTGGCCAGCATGTACTATCAACTTCCATTA CattgaaatttacaaattgtACCAGTCGATAACTTTCCCGATGTTTCTATATGTCCCAACTGTCGGTGTAGTTGTCGCGTGCTTTTTAATCGGATTTACAGTTAAGAGCAAAGCTCTAATGGCCTCGACCGATACATCGCGGGCACGAAAGGAAAAACAAGCTGTTCTACAACTCACGCTTATTGTGGTGTCTTTTCTATTTGGCTACATTCCATTTACAG ccTATGAGTTTTGGAGCGCCCAGACACATCCCAACACTGAGTACTACAGGGTAATCGACTACTGGTTCGGAATGATTGAGTATATGTATCTGAGGTTTTCCGAGTGCATGAACCCAGTGTTCTATAAATCTTGGTTCAGAAGAAGGTTCGCCGATATACGA TCGTGTGTTCACTTGCAAAAACTGGGATTCGACATCATCAACAGAAGGAGTTACCGCAGGCGAACGTTCGACAACTACTGCTGGGGCAAATTTGGGGGTTTAGTTCGAAAAACTATGTTTCTGaaaaactgtaaaagttttgt ATATATCACTCGGTCGTTCAACATATACGTGGATGAGAGAtag